The DNA segment CAACAAAAGAGTCATTGCTGTGGGGATCTGCCAGAGTCTGTTCCATCGAGAAGAAATGATCACTTCTTCAGAGAACTGGAAGAAGCTTCACCGTCACCAGGTCCTGCGTCTCATGGAGGACTTTAAGCACCTCAACACCTCATGGAAGAGATACGTGGCCTGGCACAACCAACCAAGAGACTTCTGGAGTGTCTTGACAATAATGCTTTGAAGTTGTGCTGGATAGACGAGTTGATGAAGAGGGGTGCTCTGCTTGATCTGCTACACATGCATATGGAAAAACTGGTGGGTGATGTGAAGGtcaaatgcaaagtcctgcagtAAGAATGAAAAACCCACTCAAAAATACAGCCTAACTGTTGGTTACGCAAGGAAGcaactttgcagaaaaggatctTGGGGAGCAGGCAGACAAGCTGAAAACGAGTCAGTAGGATGCACTTACAGCAAAGGCACCtagtaaaagcaaaaatggCCCTCTGTGAAGCACTCCTGAGGTTGCATATGGAATAccctggtttatttttcttccctcactaCTCAGTTTAAGAGAATGATGAATGAATTTGACCAAGTACAGCAAGGTACCAGTAAGGCAATTAAGGGGCTGCAGCACACAAGATGCAAGGAGCAACTGAGAGGGCAGTGTCTGCTCAGcctaaagagaaaaagaccAGGTGAGAGTCTAGATGCTATATAGAACTATTGAATGTGGGttaaagaaaagacagagcCATACTCGCCTCACAGGGCACAACAGTTAAAGGGGTAAGATGAAACAGTCAGAAGCTGTAGCAAGGGAAATTTTAACTACCTAAGGAAAATAGTTTACCCACCCAAGAGTGGTCAGTTATTGGAAGAGGTTGCCTAGGCAGCGGAATCTCTGTACTGGGAGAataccctgctttgagcagggtaCTCTGTTATATGACCTCTCCAACCTAAATCAGATCCCCGAGCTCAAAGCATTGCTCACCACAATCCCTCCGGTTAGCATATTGCATCACTGGCTAGCATAGGTGCAATCTGAAAAGGAAGATTCAGTTGATGAATGCTCCCACCCTAGACATCGCCAGTATGAGAGATTAAGGTCAATTTAGCAgctgcattttttgtttgttttgtacaAGAGTGCAATTTGACTAAAGAAACATATATGGTTAAAAGCTGCATTACCACAAGAGTTAATAGATTGCAAATAAGTATGTATGCTTcttaacaacaaaacaaaacaaaacatccagAAAACTGTCCCCTCTCTTAGATTTGAACAGCCCTTTCtccaattttattatttaaagcaATTACCGAGATGCTTGCTGCAGTGTTACACCATGAGCCCTTTCAATTTTAGGTCTCTCCCTGGCTTCCTTCCCAGGGGGAGGAGTTCTCCCTCCTTCCGATGACACGGTCTCCACAGCAACATCCCTCCAGCAACCGGACTGCCCACAGCCCCGCCGCTGCCATCCACCCGCTGCTGCTTCAGGACCGCAGCGGTTAAAAGCCGCACCGAGGAGCTGCGATGCCGGCAGACTTGAATGATTTGTTAGATGGAGTAAAGAATACGCCCCCTAAGCACACTTTGGGCTAAAAAATGGACAACTCCTTTGTGGAAGAAGTGGCTGCATCACTGGTGAGAGAATTTCTCAGTAGAAAGGTAACTCGTCTCGATTTTCTCCCGCTAGTACAAATGAGAATGacacattaaaaatgttaagtgCTAAAAGATTAAGGAATACTGGGAGGGGGGACTTCTTCTAGCCCTAGAGCAGCTAGACCTGAACCGTAACAAGCCTGTTGGGTAAGTATCTGCACTACATTTCCCACAATGCCTTTTTATTCCTGATTATGGACGCCAGCTTCCTCCTCGTTTGAGAAAGCCTGATTCTTAGCCACACGCGCCTGCAGAACCCAAGattcttcttcttttcagcagtttcttctttttttttctcattaattacCTATCTTGCTGTTGTCCTTGTGTTTACAAAAGGCATATAAAACTTCCcaggacatttaaaaaaaaaaaaaaggcaaaaggtaGTGGTTCTAGAGAaactggtaattttttttttgtaatttttttttttttccctggttttcagTAATAGCTTGGCAGACAGCAGATTTATCTGGGGGAAAGGGGACAGGGAGAAGGGGGGGTAAGAGGCCACTGTACTTTTCACAAAGTTAATGCTGTAAAGGAAACCTTGGACTATACATAGGTGTGTGGAGTGTGGGATtgagcagaagaaaaggcaCCTTCACATTTCCAGGTGAAAGTACCTACCACCTTGTATTTATGTTAAATCCTAAGGAAATACTGCTGATGTCCAGCCCAGTCGGTCCTTCAGTGTCAGGAATGAGTTAGCTTGTATCAGAAATTAAACAGCCACTGTCTTAAGTGCTACACAGACCtcaattttcttcctctgttttgcaTCAAGTCTCCAAATGCACATTTTCAATGTTTGTGAACAAAGTTGAAACATTTGCCAGCAGAATTTCAGATGCAGAATTCATTATTTGCCATTTACTGCCAGAAGTATGAGAGGCTCGATTCTGTCAGCTCAACTGATTGCaaagatttttcaaatgaaagacaTTTACATTTCTGAGTTGGATATCTTTAAAGGTAAAATtgaataaaagcataaaaagaaatggaaagtcCTGCTGGTAAAACAGACCATACAGCTTACCATAGTAACTTATACCTGAATTGCCACATCTATTTCATACTATATATTCTTGAGTCAAAACAAGGGGCACTGATAATCCTTTGTGCTTCTGCACAAGTGTTCCCCTGCATCCCCCAAATCTTTAATACACATCAGAGCCAACTGTGGTAACGATCCTTTATTTATCACAACTTGCCCAGTTCCCTAAATCTGAGCCAGACAATCCATCTGcggaaaaataaatcctttcttGTAACAATAACCCTTCATAGAAGGAATCAGGACTTTCTCTCTCAAAATGGTGGTCTGGTGTTGTACCACTTAAATTAGTTTGGGATCTGACTCTGACATTTCACAAGCAATCAGTCTCTCCCTCCAGAAAGTGAGATGCCCATACATTTTGTCTCTGAAGCGCCCATGTATGCAGACTACAGATTCACAGTAGTTGAGGAAGTCTGAAGACCCCAAACCAGCTGATGCCATGGAGATCTGACTGATTTCCAACCTGAGACTGACCGGAGTAACTTCAACTCATGATAAAGGTTCTGAAACCTGTTCTGAACCCACCAAGAGATAGCATACACCTGATATTCAGACTCTGTAATTACCCATGTCAGAATCACATATATGAAAAGCTGTATCACATCTTGATGGAAAAAGTAAACTCAGTATTTCTGGAACTATTTGAACCAGAAGCCCAGGTATTAGCAGGGGCCTCATACAGACCAGTCAGTCTTATGAAGCTATTCAGCAGCTGAAGTCACCTGAATggaggtctttttttttcacgtTCGGTAATTTCCATCTCACAGACAACATAGCCACCTTAATTATTTTCACATCTGTGGGCTGTAATAATGCAAAACTGTACCATTAAAGTACAGGTTCTAAAGGTTAGCTTGTTAATAATTACTGCCATCCAGAAGTTTCATATTACATCCAACAAAGTCAAGAATAAAAGATTTAGTAAGTTGTACTGTCTCAAGTACTCTAAAATCTGACACTTTTCCTTTGCAGGGTTTGAAGAAAACCATCACTACCATGGACCGAGAGCTTCCACGTTCTGCACTTAGCATCAATAACAGGAATGAACTTCGAAATGTCCTACATCTGCACTCCTTGTACAAACAGAACAAGGTAAGGAAACAGATCGTGTTCCCCAAAATGTGGTATCAGATACCATGAAACTGGGCCAACCAGATCAAGACTGTAGCGTATGTCCAAACTGGAGAGAACTCAAGCTTGTGTCTGGTACTGCGTTGCTGCAGACACACTGACAGTTCTCTGAGGAATGGAGAGCTTAACATTTAGGTGAGATTGCAGCTCATGGGACGAAGCTGAGAACCTGGCAGTTCATGAACCCTTGTTACAAACTGCAACATCCAATAAACCAGGAGCAGTTACTCACTTTAACACCTTTTCCATCATTAGGGCTAGATTATTCAATTTTGGAAGTACCCATACATGCCCATTTCTATTTGCAACTTTTTGTAAGACCTGGCAGATAAAATTACACTTCTAGCATTTACTATTCTTTGAAATGCAATATAGACAGCAATATTTGATGACAGGGACATCAATGGATAATTTCCACTTCCAGTTCACTCATGACTTAAGGCACCATGATGCTTTTGGTAAGCCGCATGATGCTAATCCTGTATTAAGTCACTTCAAAAAATCTCCCAGTGTAGTTGCATCACTAAAGCAGACATTGTAGCATTTTCTACTTAAGCCTTAAACAtctgtggtgtttttaatttaattttattttttttaaacaaaatactcATGTACACAGGACACTTTTCCAGAGTACTCTTGAGAAACAGTGTAATAAGAGGGGTGGGGTGTTGCCCTATAATTACCAGTTATCCCAAGCACAAGAGAGTTCTATAGTCTATGCTTCTCACCAAGTTCTGataaaataaaccccaaataCTGAAGTCAGGTACTAAAACCACTTGCAGTTCATTCTACATTCTTCTGACATTCACCAGGTAACATTAGGAAAGGTGTATTCTAGCACAGCTACCATactgtgcaatgtttaggtACAATGAGAATAAGGAATGGCTGTAACAGGTTGCTTTTTCTGTATCACCCTTACTTCATTTAACACAGCAACACCTTGAAGCTCTTGACATTCTCTAGCTGACATTTTCCAGTTTCCTGGATTGTTTGTAGAGTCACATCTGGGATACACCCATAAGCAGCTAACTCTAGAATGTAGTTAGTATGTTCAGCTACTGCACAGTGTAAAAAGAATATCCTATTTTAGGCTGCAGCAAGATGAACAAAGAGTTTCAATAGTCACtaagaactttttctttttggataGGCCAAGGAGAACCCACTGAAAACTCTTCTTGAAATTATTACTAATTACTTCCTTGAGCACCGTGGGACTTCCAGAAGCATCAGTTCAAGTTCTGCTCTGTCAGTTCCTCAAAGTAAGAGCTCAACATCTCATCCACCTGACTTCTTGGATGAAGATCATGTGTGTGGGAGTGCCACTGTGCTTGATGAAAGCAAAACTCAAGCCTACAggtacagttttatttttctctttggccTGTCtagtaactttttttaaattaaataacgGAAATAGCATTAAAAGTATTATCATTTATACCTTCAGCTACACTACCTTTTATTAGTTATCCTAGTAACACATAGCTTAAATTTCCAATTATTAAAATCTCCTATGCAAGCCACTCTTCAAAAATATTGTTCCCTACCAATTGATAATCTCAATTACATCTTTCAGTCACTGAAACACATAGAAATCTGAGCTTTTATGCGTTGTAAATTGGAAATACTCAAATTGAAGCAGTCTGATGAGAAACTAACCACATGCACTGAAACTACACATATATTCATGCCTTACATGTCAAAACCAAGGTCTATTATCTTAAATTCAATATTGTTACTAACAGTATAGGTTATTTCCATCTTGCAAAATACCTGAAAACAGCATGTAACCAAGTCTTTCAATTGCATTTATTACTGCCTCAAGGTGGAGTTAACAGCCCCAACTGTGCTTCAGTACAGAACTTTTAAAATGGGCACAAAGGAGTCATTCACCTTCCCAGCCTTGACTCTCAGGGAATTAATCTGATTTTATTCCTCATCCTGAACACAGCATGCTCCAAGTAGCTAAGCCTGAGCATCAGTGCTTGCAAAACCCCAGCAACTCCTTCCTTATAGGGGAAGAAAGCCAAGATTTTGAGTTGATGCTACCAGCTGAGAAGTGACACTTGAAAAGGAGGCAGTGCAAAAGAAGAAttagctgcttctctttttcagctACAGAAGCTTCTAGCACGTTGTCAGTGatcttctctccctctgtctgATACTATCACACCTCATGCTACCTCAGACCTTGTACCTGCCTCATTGTCTCCCCTTGCCCTAGACACTGCAAGTTGCTCCACTCCCCCTGCGAGCCTCTCCAGTGCCTGCACACCTTTCTTACTACAGCAATAAGCTTCCTCCTACAGAGGGATACACTAACACCCCCGTCTGACAGCGCACAGGAGCACCCAGAGAGTTACCAGACCGCTCTACccatcctccccatccccaaCAAAATGGcgacgccccccccccccgcccgcagCTACCTCTAGCCCGCTGTGCGCATGCGTATTGGCAGCCGAGCGCTTCCCTCCcgcgaggcgggggggggggacggcaAAGTGAGTGCTCGGCTGCTGGCCCAGAGTGGCCCTTCACTGCTCAGGAAGTGGTGCGTTGTGGGGCCGCTCTGCTTTACACTGGAGGGTTCTCTATGGTTCTAATCCTCCGCTGGCGGGACAGACATGCGCAGTGTTGTTATTGAGTcgttccctccccccccccaccacacATACATCTGCACACACATAAACGCTCATTATCCACAGATACATGAACGCACAAATTCAAAGAGGCAAAGTAAAGCCCCACAGGCAGAAGCAACATGTGTCGGCGACCAGAGAGCGGGGGGATGGTGTGGTGTTGTGAGGAAGGGCCCCTCGCCAACATGGCACGGGCACCATCCCTCAAAGGTTGAAGTATTCCCCTTCGCTGTCTCAGCCAGTGAGGCGGGGGGGAGCCAAAAATGGTAGATTAAAGGCAAATTGGAAAGCAAAAACCAGAAATGCCCAACCTTTTGTGTGTACGAGCTTGGAAACGTTACCCAACCACACACTgaaagctgccagctctggagAGGGCAAAATCCTGTGTTGATGGGCAGGTTTCCATCTAAATCCTGTGTGATTTTGTACCAATTTTCATGCCTTTGTATGCACCAACCCCACCAGTTACGCCTTCCTGAGGTGGGGGAGGCCGAAGTTGGCTGCAGgtgcaaggaaggaaaaatgggCCAAGTGGGTGTGACAGGGGAATGTGGGTTTCAGGGCCTGTCCTGATACAAACCAGTATTtgtaactgatttttcttttgaaaccaGCTGCGAATCTGACCCTCAGACACAGGTAGGCGTTCCTGGATGTGTGGCTCCATTTTTCCCCTGGATCAGGTCTTGTCCCAGCCGTGCGGTTCGGCTGCGTTTCCACAGCAGGGCCGCAGGAGGAGGCTGCAAAGCTGCCATAACAAGGACTAACGTGGGCAGGTTGCCACTTTGGTTCAGCCACGTCCTATTTCAGACCACAAAATGAACCGGTGAGAGAAACACCATGGCAAAGCGCAGCTCTGTGATCCTCCTAGCCATTTCCATCCCCTCTGGCCAAGGAAAAATCAGGCATTACCAAGTCAACCAGCTAGTGCCTGAAATTAGCTTTAATTTCAACTACCTGGATAATTTTTAACAATGCTTTCAGGAGTGGAGAGTATAATTAGACAGGTACTCTTCACTGGTTCCTTATTAAAGggccttctttctttttaacttacctcttgaagttttttttaatgtctgtaaCTGTTAAAACAGTCTCTAAGCTGACACACTGTGCCCTTTGGCAATGAGGGGTTACATGGTCCCAGGTCAGGAGTAACAGTCCTCAGATTTCCTAATGCTACCAGAGACTGATCATGTTCCCTTCAGTTTACATACGCAGCCTGTCTTCACAACAAGAGACACGCTACTTCAAAAACCAATTTTTAACTGGTTAAATAAAAGGAATGTTTTTGTGATACGAGATGCTTCAACTCAAGGAATTGCTTTACTATGAAATAGGATGGACAAAAACATCCTAGAGTGAAAAACAAGTTCATGGACAGTTGTCATAAAGGCAGCTATCATTTTCAGGTTACACAGAATATGAATTTATCAGCTGACACAAAAGAGGTCTCAGTGAAGTGGGAACTACTCAATAAAAGTACTTATATTTAACAGTGATGTAATATTATGCAGACAGTGAAACAGATCCTGATGAAGAAAATTGGGACTTGTCATGATCTCTTACAGGCTCAAatgatgatatttttttttttagtaagaacATGATTtgttaaaagatatttttaaggaagaaattcatATTGTGTTGTACAAACGGAGTCACAGATCCAGGTGAGTCTCacttgcatttcagaaaagcttgTTTATAGCATTATATATGTGTGGGAAAACAGATGCAAACAGTGAACTACACCTTGTGTTGCTTCCTGGAGGACTAGGCTGAAGAATATGGAAGATGTCAAATGACAGCAGTGTAGCAGCCTGTTATCAAGGAAAAGCCCAAATacaaaaatacctttctttttgAACTAAAGTAAGTGTTCTACATTTGAGCAAAGAGTGAAAGGGATCAGTAGAGTCAGTCTAAGTTATCTGATAGCAGAGGATGTTAGCAAAAGTGTTAACAAATTTTCAATCTGCCAACCAAGCAGATGAAGAAGGAATGGGAACTGCTGGTGGTAGCTTAGGACCTGTTTGGTATGATATATATAGTTTGCTTTCTGTTATGATATGGTGCATATCAAAATAAGTAAGCATAAGATTAAAGTGTTACACATATTATAACCAATTGTGACACATAATAATGATACTGAAATAATGTCCTGAAGAACTACATATAGATGTTTAagtgaaaagcagcagtgagTACTATTGCTAGATAAGTAACTTAATTTGACAGCACTGCTTTAATTAGCCAAGCAAACGTTTTCATTGATTTCATTGtgcatttttttgctgtttgaagttttgcctttttcttcctcatagATATGATGTTGAGAATCCACTAGATAAAATCCTTCCATCCAGAAAACATCAGcacaaaagtgaaaaatgcCACACAGGGACAATACACAACAGCCACTTACCCTCTGATGGGGATAAGAAGTTAAAAGATAGTCAAGAAGATTTAAAAGCAGCAATGATTTCTGAGGAGCTGAAATCCAACATGAAGGAGAAGCCAAGGCCCAGGTCTGGTCTCATTGTCAGAGGAATGATGGCTGGACCAGTAGCAAGTTCACCAGAGGTGATTTCCAACACTTACAAAATATTTGGCTTGGCCATGGATTTTATATCTAACCTTCTGCGATAAAGTCATTTGCAAATAATGTGAAAATGACTTCTGCATGCTAATCCATTAAATCTGCAGTCTGAAAATATGTGGTAAGTTAGGGAAGTGGTTCTGGTTAATTCAGAAATTCAAACTGTTTCAGATATCACCACTACCTGTAACTACCCCCTGCATGTCTGTGATCTTAGGTTGCAGAATTGCTTTATAAATCTTTTCCATTCTTGATATCTCTTGACAGATGGGATTTTCCATTTTCCTaggaaaattgctttttcatCTTAGCAGTATCTACAGCTTTCAAAGTTTTCTTAGCCATGGGTATCTGTTTAACTCAGGTTTTTCCCAAACCCTATATTTAATCAGTAGCAGTTTGGAACTGAAAAGTACTTTCGGTTAGAAATATGTTTCTAAAGTGGTCAGTCAGACCATATTCCATCAgtaagtattttcaaaacacagttCTAAAAttcttgcctctttttttttccctcttgctgCTTTTATATAGACAGGAACTTCTCCTGTGTAAAATTAAACTTGTAATAATgagaaattgaaatattttaagcataCCATTTAGATAATACTGAAGAGAATATGGAAGTTAAATGAATTAGTTGGATTTTTCTGAATATCTCTGATTGGAAATAGAAACTAGATACCTGTAGTGGGCAGTCTTTCTTAGTTTCCTGAGTTGGGTACAACCCCAGAATTAAGCTTTTAGGAGGTATTTTGTTGACGTTCTTgggtaaaagaaaacagtttttaatgGTATATAGCATCTTTAATACTGTTcaaattttaagtgaaaatgtATGTCTGTCATAtattatcattttttttaatctgatttacTATATAACCTGATTCCTAATAACAAACAAATTACTTAGCTCAGAAATTAGCGACagagctttccttttctcttcatgTTTATTTAAAGATGCTCAAATTTTAATCTATGGTTTTAATGGCACTTACTTCTAGgacctgcagaaaaggaggcttCCAAAACGATCCAGTAGCAtaagcagcacagcacagttCAAGGGTgaagaacatgaagaaaatgaGCTGAGTGTCCCAAGCACTGATcttcaagaaagcaaaggatCTTCAACACAAGTAAGTAAGGAGTTTGCATCAAAGACTATGTCAAGCTCACACACAAGTTCAGCCTCTGAAAAACTAAGAAACATCCCCAAAGATACAGATGACTCTTTTGCCAAACTGCTGTCTGAAAGAGAGAGGAccaagacagaagaaagaaaatcagttccAAGCTTTGGTACAGACAGAAGTGAAAAAAGCCTTAAAGTGAGCGGCCCTCACAGACATTCAGGGgctggaagagagaagagagaaagatccCTCAAGAAAAATGAGAGTCGGTTGTCAGGCCACAGGTAAGAATATTTGTAAGAATATTATACTAAAACATTGAGGAAATCTGATGGAGGACTAGGAGTGACTGAGATATGCCTTCTGATTTCATTGAGGGGAAGAAGCTGGAAGAGGTGAAGATACTGAAAGGTGGAGAAATTTTAAGATTTAACTTACTAACTTTTGACATCCCAAACCACTGAAGACTCCTTTCTTGGTCAGTGGAGAGAACCTAGAGGTGCTGGTTTCTCTTTACTGCTTCAAAAGGGAGCTAGTTACAGGTTCAGACTTAGACCATTTAGACATCTAAGCAGTACAAGTGACTCCCACCTGTGAAGGTCATCTACAGTGTTCCACGGAGATGTTGCTTGCTCCTTAGGAAATAGTGTTGATTACCTCTAAATATTGCAGTAGTACATCCAGAAAACCTCAGAGGATAAAATTAAGGAATACCAGCCAAGTGTACACATACGTCCACATGGTTCAGTGCACTGCTGTGTTGAGATACTGAAGCCATGCCCAAGCAGGCTGGTTTAGCTACCAGTACAGTGCTGTACCATGCAGAGACACTGTGCTGTGTCTTTGAAGCAGGACAGCCCGTGTCATTGCAGTATTTAGACTAAGCCCAGTTAGCGTCCTCATGATGCTGCAGCCACACAGCTCCTGTGTCTCAAAGTATTTTATTCAAAAGTtagctcagattttttttttattgtgctgCATTGCTTCACATTGATAGAAAAGGTTTAGAAGAGCCTGCTTCTGTGACCtccaaatatgtatttttggcCTTTCTTTGTCTTATATTCTTAATTGatttgttctggtttgttttgtggtggtttttttttctgtgcagaattTGAGAAGAGTGGGAGGCATGGGATTTTATTTATTCGGGGGTTGCTAAAGCAGTAGGGCCCAGACTGCCACATCTCAAAGCTTGCTTTGTAGTGGGGCTGTGACTTGGGTTGGGTTTTGAAATGCTTCAGGTTGAGTCATCCATCAGAGTTTAACCAGTCTGGAATTCTGAACTGCTGAAGATGCTCTAGGTTTGAGCAGTGCAATGCAACTGTGCCCTGTCTGTGCATGTATAAAATCTGCATAATAAAAACTGCTGCCTCATTATCTAGCACTTcctgtcagcagctcttcaacAACTTTAAGCAGGGGGTGATTATCACTCTGCCCATACTACAGATGGGAAAACTGAAGCAGGTAGAGAAACCTGCATGCTACACGTCACACAGCAGGTCAATAATATAGTCATACATAGGGCTCTGGCACCCTGAGTGTTGGTCTTGTGGTGCGCTCCCAGTGCTAGAAGTGAGTGTGTGTTAttggcagaaatattttcaagtttgTATCACCTACTGCTCCACAAACTAAGGCACATGCCATTACCCTTTCTGCAGGCCATAAagtagtatttttgttttactaaatTTAACACCATCGaggtttgttgcttttttttaagtgctgaaaATCCTCATTAATATGCTAAAACTGcaatcacagatttttttaaaattattattactattttgttttcatgtttaatTTCTTATAAATCTTGAGATGCAGTGTGTTAAGGCCCTGTTGAGATCATGAGGAAGCAATGATATATTAGGTTTCTCCACACTTACGGTATGGGCTGTGGGAGTTCACAAACTGGGGATCTACTGGAGCTGCACATGGTCCAGGAGTGGCACTTGCTTCCTGTCTGGAACCAAAAAGTGACTGAAAATAGCCACCAGCATTATGCAGTTACTTATCTGTGTTAGCTAACTTCATTTGTAAAAGATTATTGAGTAACGGGCCAAAGTACTACAGTCTTAAGTCTTAAAACCCACAAGAGGTCAGTTCTCCATTATGTAATGTACTAGAAAGCCGAGCTATGTCAGATAATGGCTGAACCCAGGTAATACAAGTCCACCTGTTGCTGAACTGGAACTCGTTGGTGCCTGCAGATCCACCTTTGATATTTTGGTTCCAGAAGGATTTATTAGGCCTTTCATGACTCCGTGTGGATGCAGAGAGCCAGCTCGTAAGTCACTGTGGAAGCAAAAGCAACAGGGTCTGACTCCATACAACTCTTGTTTCATATAGCTTGACAGATTGTGTAAGGTAGTGCTAACCCATCACatgaacaggttgcccagagaggttgtggatgccccatccctagcagtgttcaaggccaggttggatggggctttgggcaacctggtctagtggaaggtgtccctgcccatggcagggggttggaactagatggtctttaaggtccctgccaacccaaagcagtctatgattctatgatcctttCCAGTTTCAGGATGGTTTATTACTTCACGCTCAGCATTAATTGAGGTAGACAATACAGCTTCAGCAGGCTTTTGACAGCTCCCCAACAAAGCTGAGAAGAGTAAGCGTATTCCTGGTATCTGATAATCAGTGAATATATAGTACATTATTTATGAGTGTCAAAGGCATATTGGACTGGTTAAAATTCTTTGGGAAGACTGCGTCTGACCAAGAAATGTCTTGTGCTAACTTC comes from the Haliaeetus albicilla chromosome 2, bHalAlb1.1, whole genome shotgun sequence genome and includes:
- the MINDY4 gene encoding probable ubiquitin carboxyl-terminal hydrolase MINDY-4 isoform X3, with protein sequence MDNSFVEEVAASLVREFLSRKGLKKTITTMDRELPRSALSINNRNELRNVLHLHSLYKQNKAKENPLKTLLEIITNYFLEHRGTSRSISSSSALSVPQSKSSTSHPPDFLDEDHVCGSATVLDESKTQAYRYDVENPLDKILPSRKHQHKSEKCHTGTIHNSHLPSDGDKKLKDSQEDLKAAMISEELKSNMKEKPRPRSGLIVRGMMAGPVASSPEDLQKRRLPKRSSSISSTAQFKGEEHEENELSVPSTDLQESKGSSTQVSKEFASKTMSSSHTSSASEKLRNIPKDTDDSFAKLLSERERTKTEERKSVPSFGTDRSEKSLKVSGPHRHSGAGREKRERSLKKNESRLSGHRKSPTSTYCKEDQMKDVLELVDVEDEETTGEVSKNPDLSTLYMLHVVSKAIDVSLAKELKNLLFGSSLCCFSEEWKIQSFTFNNIPQLKYGIVQKKGGPCGVLAAVQACVLQQLIFADSNRNKDTRVRNDFDVLTNRLIGSHGYCTQELVNLLLTGKAVSNVFNNVIELDSGNGNITILKGITSRSDIGLLSLFEHYDVCQVGCYLKTPKYPIWLVCSESHFSVLFSLEKDLLGDWKTMRRFDLYYYDGLANQEEEIRLTVDTTQMCTEDKENDLTPPLEHCIRTKWQGAVIDWNGTEPML